One Azospirillum lipoferum 4B DNA segment encodes these proteins:
- a CDS encoding electron transfer flavoprotein subunit beta/FixA family protein: MKVLVPVKRVVDYNVKIRVKADGSGVETANVKMSMNPFDEIAVEEAVRLKEAGKATEIVVVSIGPAQAQETLRTALAMGADRAILVQTDMETQPLAVAKLLKALVEKEAPGMVILGKQAIDDDCNQTGQMLAALLGWGQGTFASKIVAGDGAVAVTREIDGGLETVELKLPAVVTADLRLNEPRYASLPNIMKAKKKPLETITPDSLGVDVTPRLTTLKVVEPPKRQAGIKVPDVAALVDKLKNDARVI; the protein is encoded by the coding sequence ATGAAAGTCCTCGTCCCCGTTAAGCGAGTGGTCGACTACAACGTAAAGATCCGCGTCAAGGCGGATGGCAGCGGCGTCGAGACCGCCAACGTGAAGATGAGCATGAACCCCTTCGACGAGATCGCCGTCGAAGAGGCGGTGCGCCTGAAGGAGGCCGGCAAGGCGACCGAGATCGTCGTCGTCTCCATCGGTCCGGCCCAAGCGCAGGAGACGCTGCGCACCGCTCTCGCCATGGGTGCCGACCGCGCCATCCTGGTGCAGACCGATATGGAGACCCAGCCGCTGGCCGTCGCCAAGCTGCTGAAGGCACTGGTCGAGAAGGAGGCGCCGGGGATGGTGATCCTCGGCAAGCAGGCCATCGACGACGACTGCAACCAGACCGGCCAGATGCTGGCGGCTCTGCTCGGCTGGGGCCAGGGCACCTTCGCCTCGAAGATCGTGGCCGGTGACGGCGCGGTCGCAGTGACGCGCGAGATCGACGGCGGCCTGGAGACGGTCGAGCTGAAGCTGCCGGCAGTGGTCACCGCCGACCTGCGCCTCAACGAGCCGCGCTACGCCTCGCTGCCCAACATCATGAAGGCGAAGAAGAAGCCGCTGGAGACCATCACCCCCGACAGCCTGGGCGTCGACGTGACCCCGCGCCTGACCACGCTGAAGGTGGTTGAGCCGCCGAAGCGTCAGGCCGGCATCAAGGTGCCGGACGTCGCCGCACTGGTCGACAAGCTCAAGAACGATGCGCGCGTGATCTGA
- a CDS encoding electron transfer flavoprotein subunit alpha/FixB family protein — protein sequence MANILVIAEHDGASLKPATLNAVTAASKIGGDIHVLVAGKGAQAAADAAAKVAGVAKVLLADDAAYEHQLPEDVAPLVVATAKSGYGHVLAGATSVGKNLLPRVAALLDVAAISDITAVVSADTFERPIYAGNAIATVQSADAVKVITVRTTAFETAAAEGGSASVEAVSGAGAAGLSSFVSAELTKSERPELTAARVVVSGGRGMQSGENFPMLEALADKLGAAVGASRAAVDAGFVPNDYQVGQTGKIVAPELYIAVGISGAIQHLAGMKDSKVIVAINKDEEAPIFQVADYGLVADLFKAVPELTDKLG from the coding sequence ATGGCCAACATTCTCGTCATCGCGGAACACGACGGCGCGTCGCTGAAGCCCGCCACCCTGAACGCCGTCACCGCCGCTTCGAAGATCGGTGGGGACATCCATGTCCTGGTCGCCGGCAAGGGCGCCCAGGCCGCCGCCGATGCAGCCGCCAAGGTCGCCGGCGTCGCCAAGGTGCTGCTGGCCGACGATGCGGCCTATGAGCACCAGCTGCCGGAGGACGTCGCGCCGCTGGTGGTCGCCACCGCCAAGAGCGGTTACGGCCATGTCCTGGCCGGCGCCACCTCGGTCGGCAAGAACCTTCTGCCGCGTGTCGCCGCCCTGCTGGATGTCGCCGCCATCTCCGACATCACCGCGGTGGTCTCCGCCGACACCTTCGAGCGGCCGATCTACGCCGGCAACGCGATTGCCACCGTGCAGTCGGCCGATGCGGTGAAGGTCATCACCGTCCGCACCACCGCTTTCGAGACCGCCGCCGCCGAAGGCGGTTCGGCCTCGGTCGAGGCGGTGTCGGGCGCCGGTGCCGCCGGCCTGTCGAGCTTCGTCTCGGCCGAGCTGACCAAGTCGGAGCGGCCGGAACTGACCGCCGCCCGCGTGGTGGTGTCGGGTGGCCGCGGCATGCAGTCGGGCGAGAATTTCCCGATGCTGGAGGCCCTGGCCGACAAGCTGGGTGCCGCGGTGGGCGCCAGCCGCGCCGCCGTGGACGCGGGCTTCGTGCCGAACGATTATCAGGTCGGGCAAACCGGCAAGATCGTGGCGCCCGAGCTGTACATCGCCGTCGGCATCTCCGGTGCGATCCAGCACCTCGCCGGCATGAAGGACAGCAAGGTGATCGTCGCGATCAACAAGGATGAGGAAGCGCCCATCTTCCAGGTCGCCGATTACGGCCTCGTCGCGGACCTGTTCAAGGCCGTGCCGGAGCTGACGGACAAACTTGGATAA
- a CDS encoding 3-hydroxybutyryl-CoA dehydrogenase: MTTIKKIGIIGAGQMGSGIAQVCAQAGYDVVLSDISDAVLEKALANIGRNYDRQIQKGKLEEAEKTAALGRITTGTDLSVFGESDLVIEAATENEALKRDLLKKLVPHLKPEALIATNTSSISITRLAAATDRPAKFMGMHFMNPVPVMQLVELIRGIATDEPTFNAIKELTLAIGKTAAVAEDFPAFIVNRILLPMINEAVYTLYEGVGGVEAIDTALKLGANHPMGPLELADFIGLDTCLAVMQVLYEGLADSKYRPCPLLVKYVEAGWIGKKYGRGFYDYSQTPPVPTR, translated from the coding sequence ATGACCACGATCAAGAAGATTGGCATCATCGGCGCCGGCCAGATGGGCAGCGGTATCGCCCAGGTCTGCGCCCAGGCCGGCTATGATGTCGTCCTGTCCGACATCAGCGACGCGGTCCTGGAAAAGGCGCTCGCCAACATCGGCCGGAATTACGACCGCCAGATCCAGAAGGGCAAGCTGGAGGAAGCGGAGAAGACCGCCGCCCTCGGCCGCATCACCACCGGCACCGACCTGTCGGTGTTCGGCGAGTCCGATCTGGTGATCGAGGCCGCGACCGAGAACGAGGCGCTGAAGCGCGACCTGCTGAAGAAGCTGGTCCCGCATCTGAAGCCGGAGGCGCTGATCGCGACGAACACCTCGTCGATCTCGATCACCCGTCTGGCCGCGGCGACCGACCGTCCGGCCAAGTTCATGGGCATGCACTTCATGAACCCGGTGCCGGTGATGCAGCTGGTCGAGCTGATCCGCGGCATCGCCACCGACGAGCCGACCTTCAACGCCATCAAGGAACTGACGCTGGCCATCGGCAAGACCGCCGCGGTCGCCGAGGATTTCCCGGCCTTCATCGTCAACCGCATCCTGCTGCCGATGATCAACGAGGCCGTCTACACCCTCTACGAGGGCGTCGGCGGCGTCGAGGCCATCGACACGGCGCTGAAGCTGGGCGCCAACCACCCGATGGGCCCGCTGGAGCTGGCCGACTTCATCGGCCTGGACACCTGTCTGGCGGTGATGCAGGTGCTGTACGAAGGCCTCGCCGACAGCAAGTACCGCCCCTGCCCGCTGCTGGTGAAGTATGTCGAGGCCGGCTGGATCGGCAAGAAATACGGCCGCGGCTTCTACGACTACTCGCAGACGCCGCCGGTGCCGACGCGCTGA
- a CDS encoding glucose/quinate/shikimate family membrane-bound PQQ-dependent dehydrogenase, giving the protein MKKSERSVALWAMTILLAILGLGSLFGGLWLILLGGSWYYAVAGILFLATALLLVKRSPAALTVYALLVIGTLVWALWEAGLDWWPLAARGDIIAVVGFLLLMPWITRRLGERQPMAGVPAPGAYPVGAFRGAGIPLTASLAIVLVVAVASWFTDPHRIDGTVPARQQTASAGTPGDGSGPTIPDGEWHAYGRTGYGQRYSPLTGITPENADRLEVAWTYHTGDHRGRPGDPKETTFEVTPLKIGNRLFLCSPHQLVIALDATTGKEVWRRDLEINPRNLALQHLTCRGLSYHPASRSVAASPGPAAPQTEPASPATGTTPVGAGNCASKLFMPTADGRLVALNPEDGSVCSGFGQNGEINLWANMPNVKPGAYYSTSPPVVTADLIIVGGTVLDNVSTKEQSGVIRAFDVNDGHLVWNWDSARPDRTAPIAEGQTYTANSPNSWSISSVDEALGMVYVPLGNQPPDQFGGNRSPEVERFSSSVVALDLATGQVRWVFQTVHHDLWDYDVPAQPSLIDLTIDGQTVPALVQPTKQGELFVLDRRTGQPVLPVTEKPAPQGAVEGDHTAPTQPVSALSFDPPPLGGADMWGATMFDQLACRIALKRLRYEGRYTPPSLQGSLVYPGNFGVFNWGGVAVDPQRQIAFTTPAYLAFVSQMVPRQNDTDLYVQGGERPEFSLPALNENFGAPYAVKLGPFVSVLGLPCQEPPWGYVAAADLTTGEIVWKHKNGTTRDASPIPLPFHMGVPNLGGPIMTAGGVAFLSGTIDYYVRAYDVSNGRQLWESRLPAGGQATPMTYQGEDGRQYVLVVAGGHGSLGTKGGDSVIAYAVPR; this is encoded by the coding sequence ATGAAAAAATCCGAGCGAAGCGTCGCCCTGTGGGCGATGACAATTCTGCTGGCAATATTGGGACTGGGGTCGCTGTTCGGTGGCCTTTGGCTGATCTTGCTGGGTGGGTCCTGGTACTATGCCGTCGCGGGCATCCTGTTCCTGGCCACCGCCCTTCTGCTGGTGAAGCGGTCGCCCGCGGCGTTGACGGTCTACGCGCTGCTGGTGATCGGCACGCTGGTCTGGGCCTTGTGGGAAGCGGGGCTGGACTGGTGGCCGCTGGCGGCGCGCGGCGACATCATCGCGGTGGTCGGGTTCCTGCTGCTGATGCCCTGGATCACCCGCCGCCTGGGCGAACGGCAGCCGATGGCCGGTGTGCCGGCACCCGGCGCCTACCCGGTGGGAGCCTTCCGCGGCGCCGGCATTCCGCTGACCGCCTCGCTGGCGATCGTTCTGGTGGTGGCCGTCGCATCCTGGTTCACCGACCCGCACCGCATCGACGGAACCGTTCCGGCGCGGCAGCAGACCGCATCGGCCGGAACTCCGGGTGACGGCTCCGGCCCGACGATTCCGGACGGGGAATGGCATGCCTATGGCCGCACCGGCTACGGCCAGCGCTATTCGCCGCTGACCGGCATCACCCCGGAGAATGCCGACAGGCTGGAGGTCGCCTGGACCTATCACACCGGCGACCATCGCGGCCGGCCCGGCGATCCGAAGGAAACCACCTTCGAGGTGACGCCGCTGAAGATCGGCAACCGCCTGTTCCTGTGCTCCCCGCACCAGCTCGTCATCGCGCTGGACGCAACCACGGGCAAGGAGGTCTGGCGCCGTGATCTGGAGATCAATCCGCGCAACCTTGCGCTGCAGCATCTGACCTGCCGCGGCCTGTCCTACCATCCGGCCTCGCGCTCGGTCGCCGCGTCGCCCGGTCCGGCGGCGCCGCAGACCGAGCCTGCCAGCCCTGCCACGGGCACCACGCCGGTTGGCGCTGGCAACTGCGCGTCTAAGCTGTTCATGCCGACCGCCGACGGCCGTCTGGTGGCGCTGAACCCGGAGGACGGGTCGGTCTGCAGCGGCTTCGGGCAGAACGGTGAGATCAACCTGTGGGCCAACATGCCGAATGTGAAGCCCGGTGCCTATTACTCGACCTCGCCGCCGGTGGTGACGGCCGATCTGATCATCGTCGGCGGCACGGTGCTGGACAATGTCTCGACCAAGGAGCAGTCGGGCGTCATCCGTGCCTTCGACGTGAATGACGGCCATCTGGTGTGGAACTGGGATTCGGCCAGGCCCGACCGGACCGCCCCGATTGCGGAGGGGCAGACCTACACCGCCAATTCGCCCAACAGCTGGTCGATCTCCAGCGTGGACGAGGCGCTGGGCATGGTCTATGTGCCGCTGGGCAACCAGCCGCCCGACCAGTTCGGCGGCAACCGCAGCCCGGAGGTGGAGCGATTCTCCTCCTCCGTCGTGGCGCTCGATCTGGCGACGGGGCAGGTGCGCTGGGTCTTCCAGACCGTGCATCACGATCTGTGGGACTATGACGTGCCCGCCCAGCCCAGCCTGATCGACCTGACGATCGACGGACAGACCGTGCCGGCCCTGGTCCAGCCGACCAAGCAGGGCGAGCTGTTCGTGCTCGACCGCCGCACCGGCCAGCCGGTGTTGCCGGTGACCGAAAAGCCGGCGCCGCAGGGTGCCGTGGAGGGCGACCACACCGCCCCGACCCAGCCGGTTTCAGCCCTGTCCTTCGACCCGCCGCCGCTGGGCGGAGCGGACATGTGGGGGGCGACGATGTTCGACCAGCTCGCCTGCCGCATCGCCTTGAAGCGGCTGCGGTACGAGGGGCGCTATACGCCGCCGTCGCTGCAGGGGTCGCTGGTCTATCCCGGCAATTTCGGCGTCTTCAACTGGGGCGGCGTCGCGGTGGATCCGCAGCGCCAGATCGCCTTCACCACGCCGGCCTATCTCGCCTTCGTCTCGCAGATGGTGCCGCGCCAGAACGACACGGATCTGTATGTCCAGGGCGGGGAGCGGCCGGAATTCAGCCTGCCGGCCCTGAACGAGAATTTCGGCGCACCCTATGCGGTGAAGCTCGGCCCCTTCGTGTCGGTGCTGGGACTGCCCTGCCAGGAACCGCCCTGGGGCTATGTCGCCGCGGCCGATCTGACGACCGGCGAGATCGTGTGGAAGCACAAGAACGGCACCACCCGCGACGCCTCGCCGATCCCTCTGCCCTTCCACATGGGTGTGCCCAATCTGGGCGGCCCGATCATGACGGCGGGCGGCGTGGCCTTCCTGTCCGGCACCATCGACTATTATGTGCGGGCCTATGACGTGTCCAACGGCAGGCAGCTGTGGGAAAGCCGGCTGCCCGCCGGCGGTCAGGCGACGCCGATGACCTACCAGGGCGAGGACGGCCGGCAATATGTGCTGGTGGTCGCCGGCGGGCATGGCTCGCTGGGGACCAAGGGGGGCGATTCGGTGATCGCTTATGCGGTGCCGAGGTGA
- a CDS encoding BON domain-containing protein encodes MEAAMRMHRHPWSEEFAKMSPEARYRGVGPRNYRRSDERILEDINERLTDDHHIDASDVGVTVEGGEVTLSGTVADRAARRRAEDIAESVSGVGHVQNDLRVAGRTATDRNAAVGVGVGVGERVEPAAPQGEGSVTGPGAPARDAMVAALDNSSMVLGKQPLPEDDTQRRNDAMAGTAGRDRR; translated from the coding sequence ATGGAGGCCGCCATGCGCATGCACCGCCATCCCTGGAGCGAGGAGTTCGCCAAGATGAGCCCGGAGGCGCGTTACCGCGGCGTCGGCCCGCGCAATTACCGCCGCTCCGACGAACGCATCCTGGAAGACATCAACGAGCGCCTGACCGACGATCACCACATCGACGCCTCCGATGTCGGGGTGACGGTGGAAGGCGGTGAGGTGACGCTGTCCGGCACCGTCGCCGACCGCGCCGCCCGCCGCCGGGCGGAAGACATCGCGGAAAGCGTGTCGGGCGTCGGCCATGTGCAGAACGACCTGCGCGTCGCCGGCCGGACCGCGACGGATCGGAACGCGGCCGTCGGCGTCGGCGTCGGCGTCGGCGAGCGGGTGGAGCCGGCCGCCCCGCAGGGCGAGGGCAGCGTCACCGGCCCCGGCGCCCCGGCGCGGGACGCCATGGTGGCGGCGCTCGACAACAGTTCCATGGTGCTGGGCAAGCAGCCGCTGCCGGAGGACGACACCCAGCGCCGCAACGACGCCATGGCCGGCACCGCCGGACGGGACCGCCGCTGA
- a CDS encoding allantoate amidohydrolase — protein sequence MPVSPSSQSPLSGPALLERIDALAAISAEEGRLSRLYLTPEHRRANDLVAQWMRAAGMAVREDAVGNIIGRYEGDRPGLPALLIGSHLDTVRDAGRYDGMLGVLSGIAVVADLNARGRRLPFAVEVIGFGDEEGTRFQSTLIGSRAIAGTFDPAVLETRDAAGTRLADAMTAFGLDPAAWATAAYEPQAVLAYVELHIEQGPVLEALGRPVGVVTAIAGATRLAVTVEGMAGHAGTVPMTLRRDALAASAEMILAVEQLCSGQERLVGTVGRIEASPGATNVIPGKVRFTIDLRADRDPLRLERVGAVRARLESIADARGVAIGFETLHESPAVACHPALMAQFAAAATAEGLDAPELPSGAGHDAMAVAALTDIAMLFVRCERGISHNPAERITAADAEAGARVLARFVENFQPAISLP from the coding sequence ATGCCCGTCTCCCCGTCCTCCCAGTCGCCGCTGTCCGGGCCGGCCCTTCTCGAGCGCATCGACGCGCTGGCGGCGATCAGCGCGGAGGAGGGGCGCCTGTCGCGCCTCTACCTGACGCCGGAACACCGCCGCGCCAACGACCTCGTCGCGCAGTGGATGCGCGCCGCCGGGATGGCCGTGCGGGAGGATGCCGTCGGCAACATCATCGGCCGCTACGAGGGCGACCGGCCGGGCCTGCCGGCGCTGCTGATCGGCTCACACCTCGACACCGTGCGCGATGCCGGGCGCTATGACGGCATGCTGGGCGTGCTGAGCGGCATCGCCGTGGTGGCGGACCTGAACGCCCGCGGCCGCCGCCTGCCCTTCGCCGTCGAGGTGATCGGCTTCGGCGACGAGGAGGGCACGCGCTTCCAGTCCACCCTGATCGGCAGCCGCGCCATCGCCGGCACCTTCGACCCGGCGGTGCTGGAGACTCGCGACGCCGCCGGCACGCGGCTGGCCGATGCGATGACCGCCTTCGGGCTCGATCCCGCCGCCTGGGCCACCGCCGCCTATGAGCCGCAAGCCGTCCTGGCCTATGTGGAACTGCACATCGAACAGGGGCCGGTGCTGGAGGCTCTGGGCCGGCCGGTCGGCGTCGTCACCGCCATTGCCGGCGCCACCCGGCTGGCGGTGACGGTGGAGGGGATGGCCGGCCATGCCGGCACCGTGCCGATGACCCTGCGCCGCGATGCGCTGGCGGCTTCGGCCGAGATGATCCTGGCGGTGGAACAGCTCTGCTCGGGACAGGAGCGGCTGGTCGGCACCGTCGGCCGGATCGAGGCGTCGCCCGGCGCCACCAACGTCATCCCCGGCAAGGTCCGCTTCACCATCGACCTGCGTGCCGACCGCGATCCGCTGCGGCTGGAGCGGGTCGGCGCCGTCCGCGCCCGGCTGGAGTCCATCGCCGATGCCCGCGGCGTCGCCATCGGCTTCGAAACCCTGCATGAAAGCCCGGCCGTCGCCTGCCATCCGGCCCTGATGGCGCAATTCGCCGCCGCAGCCACCGCCGAAGGGCTGGATGCGCCGGAGCTGCCGAGCGGCGCCGGCCACGACGCCATGGCGGTGGCGGCGCTGACCGACATCGCCATGCTGTTCGTGCGCTGCGAGCGCGGCATTTCGCACAACCCGGCCGAACGGATCACCGCCGCCGATGCCGAGGCGGGAGCCCGCGTGCTCGCCCGCTTCGTCGAAAACTTCCAGCCCGCAATCTCCCTTCCGTGA
- a CDS encoding ArgE/DapE family deacylase — MTDLPPSLAATLDEAVNARFDEEVRFLAELVKVPSDNPPGDCAPHAVRAADLLEAMGFTVERHPVPADLVRANGMISATNLVIRHRFGEGPTVALNAHGDVVPPGEGWSSDPYGAEIRDGVMYGRGVAVSKSDFATYAFALQALMASKAPLKGTVELHLTYDEEAGGEIGPKWLLDQGISKPDYAVSASFAYSVVTGHNGCLHLEVQVDGKSAHAARPDTGHDALEAATGILAALYAHRPELATRRSSVTGISHPSLTVGLIQGGINTNVVPDRVTFRLDRRMIPEENPAEVEAELRALIEQAAAGREGIRVTIRRILLARPFRSVGDAPRLAALFAAHAQEVLGVPVGQNGIPLYTDARHYSEAGIPTILYGAGPRDLLEANGHRADEKLVLEDLRKATQVVARSLAELLG, encoded by the coding sequence ATGACCGACCTGCCCCCCTCCCTCGCCGCCACTCTCGATGAGGCGGTGAATGCCCGCTTCGACGAGGAGGTCCGTTTCCTGGCGGAGCTGGTGAAAGTGCCGTCCGACAACCCGCCCGGCGACTGCGCCCCCCACGCCGTCCGCGCCGCAGACTTGCTGGAGGCGATGGGCTTCACGGTCGAACGCCATCCGGTGCCGGCCGATCTGGTGCGGGCCAACGGCATGATCAGCGCCACCAATCTGGTGATCCGCCACCGCTTCGGCGAAGGCCCGACCGTGGCCCTGAACGCCCATGGCGATGTGGTTCCGCCCGGCGAGGGCTGGTCGAGCGATCCCTATGGCGCAGAAATCCGTGACGGCGTGATGTATGGCCGCGGCGTGGCGGTGTCGAAGTCGGATTTCGCCACCTACGCCTTCGCGCTGCAGGCGCTGATGGCCTCGAAGGCCCCGCTGAAGGGGACGGTCGAACTGCACCTGACCTATGACGAGGAGGCCGGCGGCGAGATCGGGCCGAAATGGCTGCTCGACCAGGGCATTTCCAAGCCGGACTATGCGGTGTCGGCCAGCTTCGCCTATTCGGTGGTGACCGGCCACAACGGTTGCCTGCATCTGGAGGTGCAGGTCGACGGCAAGTCCGCCCATGCCGCCCGTCCCGACACCGGCCATGACGCGCTGGAGGCGGCGACCGGCATCCTGGCGGCTCTCTACGCCCACCGGCCGGAACTGGCGACGCGCCGCTCCAGCGTGACCGGCATCTCTCATCCGTCGCTGACCGTCGGGCTGATCCAGGGCGGCATCAACACCAACGTGGTGCCGGACCGCGTCACCTTCCGCCTCGACCGCCGCATGATCCCGGAGGAGAACCCGGCGGAGGTCGAGGCCGAACTGCGCGCCCTGATCGAGCAGGCCGCCGCAGGCCGCGAGGGCATCCGCGTCACCATCCGCCGCATCCTGCTGGCCCGGCCCTTCCGCTCGGTCGGCGACGCGCCGCGGCTGGCCGCGCTGTTCGCGGCCCATGCGCAGGAGGTGCTGGGCGTTCCGGTCGGCCAGAACGGCATCCCGCTCTACACCGACGCCCGCCATTATTCGGAGGCCGGCATCCCCACCATCCTCTACGGCGCCGGCCCGCGCGACCTGCTGGAAGCCAACGGCCACCGTGCCGACGAGAAGCTGGTGCTGGAGGATCTGCGCAAGGCGACCCAGGTGGTGGCGCGGTCGCTGGCGGAACTGCTGGGGTAA
- a CDS encoding alpha/beta fold hydrolase: MKPTPMVFEGCFGWLHPAPGLRGVVLCGPYGHEELCAHRAWKTFAERLATAGLPTLRFDYPGSGDSAGDDSEPDRVRAWLDGVKAAVRRLREDTGVTELVLVGFRLGSLLATAAALELAEDGQGVDALVLLAPITSGRKAVRELQTLATMVLRPVCNPEPPERASWLNVIGMPLTPETALALSGLAPCDQPKLPAPRILIADRPDAKTPVKLAARWRAMGAVAEPMGISGMLEMVQQPQRAQAATAFDPVLRWIAAGPVATGATPPPDRPAGLMTTTAVERPVFFGKGPELFGIYCTPVLADPAGSRPAILFLNSGATHHVGSGRATVVQARRLAARGYCSLRIDAAGIGDSPGRPGVADNLLYHRDGIGDVRAALDWLEAQGHARVVVVGLCAGGTPALHAGLGDNRVVGQVALNPGRFELGDGTAVSELMRTVAFRSTTEYLLEALKPARLRASFRNRARVMGLTKRLAGRFVRKVLIRTGLTRHALRMFRRLSAEGRRVLLVYSSGDMTLAEFYLHLGEGGRALDGLTGIELVYLDRADHSLTVWEARDRLNVLIDRHLAALDTAATDPAASGLADWDLGLPSGERVG; encoded by the coding sequence ATGAAGCCGACACCGATGGTGTTCGAGGGGTGTTTCGGATGGCTGCACCCGGCACCGGGGCTGCGCGGGGTGGTGCTGTGCGGTCCCTACGGGCATGAGGAACTCTGCGCACACCGCGCCTGGAAGACCTTCGCGGAGAGGTTGGCCACCGCCGGGCTGCCGACCTTGCGGTTCGACTATCCGGGTTCCGGCGATTCCGCCGGGGACGACAGCGAGCCGGACCGGGTGCGTGCGTGGCTGGACGGCGTCAAGGCGGCGGTGCGCCGCCTGCGCGAGGACACCGGCGTCACCGAACTGGTTCTCGTCGGCTTCCGCCTGGGCTCGCTTCTCGCCACCGCGGCGGCGCTGGAATTGGCCGAGGACGGGCAGGGGGTGGATGCGCTGGTGCTGCTGGCGCCGATCACCTCCGGCCGCAAGGCGGTGCGGGAACTGCAGACGCTGGCCACCATGGTGCTGCGCCCGGTCTGCAACCCGGAACCGCCGGAGCGCGCGTCCTGGCTGAACGTGATCGGCATGCCGCTGACGCCGGAGACCGCGCTGGCGCTGAGCGGCCTTGCCCCCTGCGACCAGCCGAAGCTGCCGGCTCCACGCATCCTGATCGCCGACCGGCCGGATGCGAAGACGCCGGTGAAGCTGGCGGCCCGCTGGCGCGCGATGGGCGCGGTGGCGGAGCCGATGGGCATCAGCGGCATGTTGGAGATGGTCCAGCAGCCGCAGCGCGCCCAGGCCGCCACGGCGTTCGACCCGGTCCTGCGCTGGATCGCCGCCGGGCCGGTCGCCACGGGTGCGACCCCGCCGCCGGACCGCCCGGCCGGGCTGATGACCACGACCGCGGTGGAGCGTCCGGTCTTCTTCGGCAAGGGCCCGGAGCTGTTCGGCATCTATTGCACGCCGGTCCTGGCCGACCCGGCCGGCAGCCGGCCGGCCATCCTGTTCCTGAACAGCGGCGCCACCCACCATGTCGGGTCCGGTCGCGCCACCGTGGTGCAGGCCCGCCGTCTGGCGGCGCGCGGCTACTGCTCGCTCAGGATCGACGCCGCCGGGATCGGCGACAGCCCCGGCCGGCCGGGCGTTGCCGACAACCTGCTCTACCACCGGGATGGCATCGGCGACGTGCGGGCGGCCCTGGACTGGCTCGAAGCCCAGGGGCACGCGCGGGTCGTCGTCGTCGGCCTGTGTGCCGGCGGGACGCCCGCCCTGCATGCCGGTTTGGGCGACAACCGGGTGGTCGGGCAGGTCGCGCTCAATCCCGGACGGTTCGAGCTGGGCGACGGCACCGCCGTCTCGGAGCTGATGCGGACGGTCGCCTTCCGCTCCACCACCGAATATCTGCTGGAGGCGCTGAAGCCGGCCCGTCTGCGCGCCAGCTTCCGCAACCGCGCCCGAGTGATGGGGCTGACCAAGCGGCTGGCCGGCCGCTTCGTCCGCAAGGTGCTGATCCGCACCGGCCTGACCCGCCACGCGCTGCGCATGTTCCGCCGCCTGTCCGCGGAAGGGCGCCGGGTTCTGCTGGTCTACAGCAGTGGCGACATGACCTTGGCCGAGTTCTATCTGCATCTGGGCGAAGGCGGACGCGCGCTGGACGGCCTGACCGGCATCGAGCTGGTCTATCTCGACCGCGCCGACCACAGCCTGACGGTGTGGGAGGCGCGCGACCGGCTGAATGTGCTGATCGACCGCCATCTGGCCGCGCTGGACACCGCCGCCACCGATCCGGCCGCCTCCGGCTTGGCCGATTGGGACCTCGGGCTGCCGTCGGGGGAGCGGGTGGGGTAG